One genomic region from Lycorma delicatula isolate Av1 chromosome 9, ASM4794821v1, whole genome shotgun sequence encodes:
- the LOC142330328 gene encoding uncharacterized protein LOC142330328: MYQISSLYYTIFFFTSTVSAGLFFPEDLPTSLNVAYSRIPSVKTGTDSRLGIGFRIGPNADLQVQWELGPQENSLTSRMLSKSKKSINKTNNNDGIDEKQGSSTSPPPPPSSSSSSSSSSSSSSSETSSSSPEISTRSPVSNNIRSTRLRKLNHDPDYGVKRLRKTLLSLFRNT; this comes from the exons atGTACCAGATTAGCagtttatattatactatatttttcttCACTTCAA CTGTCAGTGCGGGATTATTCTTCCCAGAGGATCTTCCAACCTCCTTGAACGTCGCCTACTCACGAATTCCTTCAGTAAAAAcag GGACTGATTCAAGGCTTGGTATTGGATTCCGAATAGGACCGAATGCAGATCTACAAGTTCAGTGGGAATTAGGACCCCaggaaaattcattaacatcaaGGATGTTAAGTAAATCAaagaaatctattaataaaacaaataataatgatggTATTGATGAAAAGCAGGGATCATCGacatcaccaccaccaccaccatcatcatcatcatcatcatcatcatcatcatcatcatcatcatctgaaaCCTCATCTTCATCACCAGAAATATCAACAAGATCAccagtttcaaataatattagatcaacaagattaagaaaattaaaccaCGATCCAGATTATGGTGTTAAAAGacttagaaaaacattattatCATTGTTCAGAAATACATAG